The following proteins are encoded in a genomic region of Ursus arctos isolate Adak ecotype North America unplaced genomic scaffold, UrsArc2.0 scaffold_32, whole genome shotgun sequence:
- the TEKT2 gene encoding tektin-2, translating to MATLSVKPSQRFRLPDWHTNSHLLSTNAERQRDASHQIRQEARVLRNETSNQTIWDEHDNRTRLTERVATVNRWKEMLDKCLTDLDAEIDALTQMKESAEQNLQAKNLALDVAIECLTLRDSRRDIDVVKDAAEKELHKEVEVIEATKKALQQKISQAFEKLCLLQEVRQQLHADHRDKMETLDIDRGCLSLNLKSPNISLKVNPTRVPSGSSTLQQWDDFSQLNKNRADAEMRAAAELREAVALTIAQTNNELEAQRVATEFAFRKRLREMEKVYSELRWQEKNTLEEIAELQEDIRHLEEDLRRKLQNLKLCHTRLESRTYRPNVELCRDQAQYGLTDEVHQLEATITTLKQKLAQAQDALDALYKHLARLQADLDCKANSMLLDTKCMDTRRKLLVPAEKFVPEVDTFTRTTNRTLSPLKSCQLELV from the exons ATGGCCACACTGAGCGTCAAGCCCAGTCAACGCTTCCGGCTGCCAGACTGGCACACCAACAGCCACCTGCTGTCCACCAACGCCGAGCGGCAGCGAGATGCTTCGCACCAGATCCGCCAGGAAGCCCGGGTCCTCCGCAATGAGACCAGCAACCAG ACCATTTGGGATGAACATGACAACAGGACTCGCCTGACAGAGAGGGTGGCTACTGTCAACCGTTGGAAGGAGATGCTGGACAAGTGTCTGACAGATTTAGATGCTGAGATCGACGCCCTGACCCAG ATGAAAGAGTCGGCAGAGCAAAACCTGCAGGCCAAGAACCTGGCTCTGGACGTAGCAATTGAGTGCCTGACCTTGAGGGACAGTCGGCGCGACATTGACGTGGTGAAGGATGCTGCGGAGAAAGAGCTGCATAAAGAGGTGGAGGTCATTGAGGCCACCAAGAAGGCCTTGCAACAAAAGATTAGCCAGGCCTTCGAGAAGCTCTG cctcctgcaggAAGTGCGACAGCAGCTCCACGCTGACCATCGGGACAAAATGGAGACACTGGACATTGACAGAGGCTGCCTGTCTCTCAACCTCAAGTCCCCAAACATCTCTCTGAAGGTTAATCCCACACGTGTCCCCAGTGG CTCGTCCACCCTCCAGCAGTGGGACGACTTCAGCCAGCTCAACAAGAACCGCGCCGACGCCGAGATGAGGGCAGCGGCAGAGCTGCGGGAGGCCGTCGCCCTAACCATTGCCCAG ACCAACAACGAACTCGAAGCCCAGAGGGTGGCCACGGAATTTGCCTTCCGGAAGCGGCTGCGGGAGATGGAGAAAGTGTACAGTGAGCTCCGGTGGCAGGAGAAGAAC ACCTTGGAGGAGATCGCCGAGCTGCAGGAGGACATCCGGCACCTGGAGGAGGATCTGCGCAGAAAGCTACAGAACCTGAAGCTCTGCCATACCCGGCTGGAGTCCAGAACTTACCGGCCCAATGTGGAGCTCTGCCGGGACCAG GCGCAGTATGGCCTCACTGACGAGGTTCACCAATTAGaggcaaccatcaccaccctgAAGCAGAAGCTGGCGCAAGCGCA GGATGCTCTGGATGCTCTCTACAAGCACCTGGCCCGGCTGCAGGCTGACCTCGACTGCAAGGCCAACTCCATGCTGTTGGACACCAAGTGCATGGACACCCGCAGGAAGCTGCTTGTGCCAGCAGAGAAGTTTGTGCCCGAGGTGGACACCTTCACCCGTACCACAAACCGCACCCTGAGTCCACTCAAAAGCTGCCAGTTGGAGCTGGTCTAG